A region of Argentina anserina chromosome 5, drPotAnse1.1, whole genome shotgun sequence DNA encodes the following proteins:
- the LOC126793746 gene encoding uncharacterized protein LOC126793746 encodes MDSSSNLTSLPEETTIQSPKHHQPPPQPRPLSAFAARPDRPATQTSSVKFAPLDWKAYFDKEDDISIPDSEDVFHVYMAGTEGPVVFCLHGGGFSGLSFALSASQIKEKARVVAMDLRGHGRTTTENDNDLSIETMCNDVHAVLKAMYGDSPPAIVLVGHSMGGSVAVHVAAKKTLLNLAGLIVVDVVEGTAMASLIHMQKILSGRTHHFSSIEKAIESTIKGGSLRNIESARVSVPTTLKYDDSKKCYVYRARLEETEQYWKNWYEGLSEKFLSSPVPKLLLLAGTDRLDRTLTIGQMQGKFQMVVVRHTGHAIQEDVPDEFATLVINFISRNRIGPHGVEIPGLRRPSQSKP; translated from the exons ATGGATTCTTCTTCAAACCTCACTTCGCTTCCAGAAGAAACAACCATCCAATCCCCCAAGCACCACCAGCCACCACCCCAGCCCCGCCCCCTCTCCGCCTTCGCCGCCCGCCCCGATCGCCCAGCAACCCA GACCAGCTCCGTAAAGTTCGCACCTTTGGATTGGAAGGCCTATTTCGACAAAGAAGACGACATCTCCATTCCGGACTCCGAGGAT GTGTTTCATGTGTATATGGCAGGAACAGAGGGTCCTGTTGTGTTTTGCCTTCATGGTGGTGGCTTCTCTGG GCTTTCATTTGCCTTGTCAGCAAGTCAAATCAAGGAGAAGGCTCGAGTAGTTGCCATGGACTTGAGAGGACACGGAAGGACAACTACAGAAAATGACAATGATCTTTCTATTGAG ACCATGTGCAATGATGTTCACGCTGTTCTGAAAGCAATGTATGGAGATTCGCCTCCTGCAATTGTGCTTGTTGGCCACAG TATGGGAGGGTCAGTTGCTGTGCATGTTGCTGCAAAAAAAACATTGCTGAACTTGGCTGGGCTGATCGTTGTAGATGTTGTTGAG GGAACAGCTATGGCTTCGTTGATACATATGCAAAAAATTCTATCAGGCAGAACACATCATTTTTCAAGCATTGAGAAAGCG ATAGAATCGACTATAAAGGGAGGTTCTTTGAGAAATATTGAGTCTGCCCGTGTATCAGTACCTACCACATTAAAGTATGATGATTCAAAGAAATG TTACGTTTACAGAGCACGACTCGAGGAAACAGAACAATATTGGAAAAACTG GTATGAAGGCCTTTCTGAAAAATTTCTGTCATCTCCTGTTCCAAAGCTCCTGCTTTTAGCTGGAACAGACCGACTTGACAG AACTCTGACAATCGGTCAAATGCAAGGCAAGTTTCAGATGGTTGTTGTCAGACATACTGGGCATGCCATACAA GAGGATGTACCTGATGAATTTGCAACACTAGTAATAAATTTCATATCTCGTAACCGTATAGGCCCACATGGAGTTGAG ATTCCAGGACTTCGTCGGCCCTCCCAGTCTAAACCTTGA